In one Nostoc sp. KVJ3 genomic region, the following are encoded:
- a CDS encoding glycosyltransferase produces the protein MPANSWPEEDSYQELDPLNSLLSDLSVDEELVLETDTMSLPSRFQGRRRKAALVLTIVWSGTIALHLVSWASIFILGLTTILGFHALVVVFTKSRRYPKEIQGDLPFVSVLVAAKNEEAVIAKLVKNLCNLEYPGGKYEVWIIDDNSSDRTPHLLAELEQKHDQLKVLRRSAEASGGKSGALNQVLPLTKGEIIAVFDADAQVTPDLLQQVIPLFQREKVGAVQVRKAIANAKQNFWTKGQMAEMALDTWFQQQRSALGGIGELRGNGQFVRRSALENCGGWNEETITDDLDLTIRLHLDKWDIECVFHPAVQEEGVTNAIALWHQRNRWAEGGYQRYLDYWDLILKNRMGWRKSWDLLIFMLIMYILPTATVPDLLMAIARHRPPMLSPITGLSISMSMVGMFTGLKRVRQDQKFPLSTYLTMLVQTLRGSLYMLHWLVVMSSTTARMSVRPKRLKWVKTLHTGNGE, from the coding sequence ATGCCAGCGAATTCCTGGCCCGAAGAAGATTCTTATCAAGAGCTTGATCCGCTCAACTCCTTGTTGTCTGACCTATCAGTAGATGAGGAGTTGGTGTTAGAGACAGATACTATGTCTCTACCATCCCGGTTTCAAGGTCGTAGACGTAAGGCGGCTCTAGTCTTGACTATCGTCTGGAGTGGCACGATCGCTCTACATTTAGTTTCTTGGGCTTCTATATTTATTCTAGGACTGACCACCATTCTAGGATTTCATGCCTTGGTGGTAGTGTTTACTAAATCCCGTCGCTATCCAAAAGAAATACAGGGAGATTTGCCCTTTGTATCTGTGTTAGTGGCTGCGAAAAATGAAGAAGCGGTAATTGCCAAATTAGTCAAAAACCTTTGTAATCTGGAATATCCAGGTGGAAAGTATGAAGTATGGATTATTGACGATAATAGCAGCGATCGCACGCCACATTTATTAGCAGAACTAGAACAGAAACACGATCAACTGAAAGTACTCAGGCGTTCAGCAGAAGCTAGTGGCGGCAAATCAGGGGCATTGAATCAGGTGTTGCCTCTGACAAAAGGCGAAATCATAGCAGTATTTGATGCTGATGCCCAAGTGACACCAGATTTGCTGCAACAGGTAATACCTTTATTTCAAAGAGAAAAGGTCGGGGCGGTGCAGGTGCGAAAAGCGATCGCCAACGCTAAACAAAACTTTTGGACTAAGGGGCAAATGGCCGAAATGGCTCTTGATACCTGGTTTCAGCAACAGCGTAGTGCCCTTGGTGGCATTGGCGAACTGCGGGGCAATGGTCAATTTGTCCGCCGTTCCGCCTTGGAAAACTGCGGTGGCTGGAATGAGGAAACCATTACCGATGATTTGGATTTGACAATCCGCTTACATTTGGATAAATGGGATATTGAGTGTGTTTTCCATCCAGCAGTGCAAGAAGAAGGTGTGACAAATGCGATCGCACTTTGGCATCAGCGCAACCGCTGGGCAGAAGGCGGTTATCAACGCTATCTAGATTACTGGGATTTAATTCTCAAAAACCGCATGGGATGGCGCAAAAGCTGGGATTTGCTGATTTTTATGCTGATTATGTATATCTTACCCACAGCAACAGTACCGGATTTGTTAATGGCGATCGCGCGTCATCGTCCACCAATGTTAAGTCCGATCACAGGCTTGTCTATTTCTATGTCGATGGTAGGGATGTTTACAGGTCTGAAGCGGGTACGTCAAGATCAAAAATTCCCACTTTCTACATATCTTACGATGCTGGTGCAAACCCTGCGTGGCAGTTTATATATGTTGCACTGGTTAGTCGTCATGAGCAGTACTACCGCACGGATGTCGGTAAGACCAAAGCGCCTGAAATGGGTGAAAACTTTGCATACGGGGAATGGGGAATAG